Proteins co-encoded in one Nicotiana sylvestris chromosome 7, ASM39365v2, whole genome shotgun sequence genomic window:
- the LOC104226219 gene encoding F-box protein At3g07870-like, with product MFEYLPQELLIEIFLKLPIKSIIQCTSFCKSWYSLLTSPNFIFIHLKNQDDYLLVRHCSGKPVKENYALFYDNENFDSYAQFDFPFESYSHFNIVGSCNGLLCLSDDLSCYRDLYYIWNPSIRKSVKLLEPIFTFGTHGPFDHKLGFGFDSVTDDYKVVRIVHTGDNVDRVPPHVELYKLSTGVWHDITPVSPSYKFFRHTPGVYVNGACHWVASQRKRFG from the coding sequence ATGTTCGAGTATTTGCCACAAGAATTGCTGATTGAAATCTTTCTAAAGCTTCCCATCAAGTCCATCATTCAGTGCACAAGTTTTTGTAAGTCATGGTATTCTCTTCTTACTAGCCCTAATTTTATTTTCATTCACCTCAAAAACCAAGATGATTACTTGCTAGTACGACATTGCTCTGGAAAACCAGTAAAAGAAAATTATGCTTTATTCTATGACAATGAAAATTTTGATTCGTATGCCCAGTTTGATTTTCCATTTGAGAGTTACAGTCACTTTAATATTGTGGGTAGTTGTAATGGGCTTTTGTGCCTTTCCGACGACCTAAGTTGTTATAGGGATCTTTACTATATTTGGAACCCATCTATCAGAAAGTCAGTAAAACTCCTCGAACCAATTTTTACATTTGGGACACATGGTCCCTTTGATCATAAGTTAGGGTTTGGGTTCGATAGTGTTACTGATGACTACAAGGTGGTAAGGATAGTACATACTGGGGATAATGTTGATAGGGTTCCACCTCATGTTGAACTTTATAAGTTGAGCACTGGTGTTTGGCATGACATTACCCCTGTTTCTCCATCTTATAAATTCTTTAGGCATACACCGGGGGTCTATGTGAATGGCGCGTGTCATTGGGTTGCATCTCAACGGAAACGATTTGGTTGA